A window from Plasmodium gaboni strain SY75 chromosome 9, whole genome shotgun sequence encodes these proteins:
- a CDS encoding peptidyl-prolyl cis-trans isomerase (transcript variant 1; alternatively spliced), whose protein sequence is MGKHKHSKDKLYILQSEYRRDAEIKKKKLKSRGSSFLPFNYCCISLRPFSEPYCDEDGRLYDKKSVLEEMSKDEKDRRIKYSIDIKKLIKANFYKHNNEYICPITRKYFNKHTKIILNKKSGNVYSSEIYKLFHNKNEMFDPITHEKISKEDFIVLQDPLNNKTSHVASHLNDKEKEDNEKKKKNIFAPSIQDNGAIMSILKEMEEAKKEKRKREQQEEEEEKKKKEKKKKSYGIIQDYNSDSNESEHSIEKNKLKNKKDDEYNKNIHSTNYDSDSSENEIKIKCTNYSDNKLAQSVTSTISNITYQNSFIYLSENQVHDIIYEKIKANKKNSYIRLITDIGMLNIEIYTHIYPKLCHNFLYLCEYKYYNKTDIFKKQDEKNIVYFGSSKKNIHAAASGFYWRKKLKKYKLRNKLNDEIKIQKFKETLMNENSDNDSDIAIKYIKYNDHRQAQKNNTFGNIYLSKYYNQKYSNMFYISVSENYITPDICIGKVVGGSDTLNKLKNLDTSSNSQEQYSLNECIIYTNPFKDVIKEMKENTKTDKKVKNEKEDIETFIDDKNYTENKNDSIGKYIKWKDINKNNESIDKEEYNNSKSKLNFKNKESFSKPSKMDFSCW, encoded by the exons atggGGAAACATAAGCATAGTAAAGATAAGCTATACATTTTACAATCAGAATATCGAAGAGATGCTgagataaaaaaaaagaaattaaaatCCCGAGGTTCCTCATTTCTGCCTTTCAATTACTG TTGTATAAGTTTAAGGCCGTTCAGTGAACCTTACTGTGATGAAGATGGAAGACTATATGATAAGAAAAGTGTCTTAGAAGAAATGAGTAAAGATGAAAAGGATAGGAGAATTAAATATTCTATAgatataaagaaattaattaaagccaatttttataaacataataatgaatatatttgtCCTATTACTcgaaaatattttaataaacatacgaaaattattttgaataaGAAAAGTGGTAATGTTTATTCATctgaaatatataaactatttcataataaaaatgaaatgtTTGACCCAATAACTCATGAAAAAATAAGTAAAGAAGATTTTATTGTATTACAAGATcctttaaataataaaacaagTCATGTAGCTAGCcatttaaatgataaagaaaaagaagacaatgaaaaaaaaaaaaaaaatatatttgcTCCGTCTATTCAAGACAATGGTGCAATTATGagtatattaaaagaaatgGAAGAAgcaaaaaaagaaaaaagaaaaagagaacaacaagaagaagaagaagaaaaaaaaaaaaaagaaaaaaaaaaaaaatcatatgGAATAATACAAGATTATAATAGTGATAGTAATGAAAGTGAACATTcaattgaaaaaaataaattaaaaaataaaaaagatgatgaatataataaaaatattcattcTACAAATTATGATAGTGATAGCAGtgaaaatgaaataaaaataaaatgtacAAATTatagtgataataaattaGCACAAAGTGTTACATCTACTATATCTAATATAACTTATCaaaattcttttatttatctttCAGAAAATCAAGTTcatgatataatatatgaaaagataaaagcaaataaaaaaaatagttATATAAGATTAATTACTGATATAGGTATGttaaatatagaaatatatactCATATTTATCCTAAACTTTGTCAtaatttcttatatttatgtgaatataaatattataacaaaacagatatttttaaaaaacaagatgaaaaaaatattgtttATTTCGGTTcaagtaaaaaaaatatccATGCAGCAGCTTCTGGATTTTATtggagaaaaaaattaaaaaaatataaattaagaaataaattaaatgatgaaatcaaaatacaaaaatttAAGGAAACATTAATGAATGAAAATAGTGATAATGATAGTGATATAGCaatcaaatatataaaatataatgatcATAGACAAGCTCagaaaaataatacttttggaaatatatatttatctaaatattataaccaaaaatattctaatatgttttatatatctgTATCCgaaaattatataactCCCGACATATGTATAGGAAAAG TTGTTGGAGGAAGTGatacattaaataaattaaaaaatttagaTACGTCATCAAATTCTCAG GAACAGTATAGTTTGAATGaatgtattatttacaCTAATCCATTTAAAGATGttataaaagaaatgaaggaaaatacaaaaactgataaaaaggtaaaaaatgaaaaggaAGATATAGAAACTTTTATTGATGATAAAAACTATAcagaaaataaaaatgacAGTATTggtaaatatataaaatggaaagatataaacaaaaataatgaatctattgataaagaagaatataataatagtaaatcaaaattaaattttaaaaacaaaGAATCTTTTTCTAAACCAAGTAAAATGGACTTTTCATGTTGGTaa
- a CDS encoding hypothetical protein (conserved Plasmodium protein, unknown function), which translates to MTKPYNLNTSSYDISNDYNSLYIGNIFNEIQNEINNTCASNQIVEEKEGKHISSNNKNEYNNKNNIKKNYSSTNSLYNYIGHINNKIINIDEYVNFINNKKNEYKKKRKEYIIEYINKNKIKKLHYKDMIMLFEKYAEILEFKQKCLLCNNYLSFSYLYLTKFLKKLKQKDTNNDVYDYKYNITCSDKYDKYNDPNKKYIKYENDKNSKHIHNNKEKNCLFSFCECIEKIHYSETYISNEKDSYYIDMIDYIKKNTSFSACNKKNMVIKGFFKNVKFTKFYNFFNEKYGKTFLIKKNYNAHTKYINMSNYFEKPILTIEHVKELNSHTENFIPFFKINHVNTLLTTVEKKILIECLKVTNKIIFHDKIDKLTVIIFCYLSNLHNIVMRLNAECIMCCYSKKHFEFFLHYFIQKSNNTVKRMNTVAVNFYTNEDDNNNKVEDNNI; encoded by the exons ATGACAAAACCATATAATTTAAACACTTCTTCCTATGATATATCAAATGACTACAATAGTCTTTACATaggaaatatatttaatgaaattcagaatgaaataaataatacatgTGCTAGTAATCAGATTGTGGAAGAAAAAGAAGGAAAACATATtagtagtaataataagaatgagtataataataagaacAATATAAAGAAGAATTATTCTTCAACTAAtagtttatataattatattggacatataaataataaaataataaatatagatgaatatgtaaattttataaataataaaaaaaatgaatataagaaaaagagaaaggaatatataattgaatatattaataagaataaaataaaaaaattacattATAAAGACATGATTATgttatttgaaaaatatgcAGAAATTTTGGAATTCAAGCAAAAGTGtttattatgtaataattatttatcCTTTTCATATCTATATCTTACcaaatttttaaaaaaattaaaacaaaaggatacaaataatgatgtatatgattataaatataatattaccTGTAGTGATAAATATGACAAATATAATGATccaaataaaaaatatataaaatatgagAATGATAAAAATTCAAAACATATACATAACAACAAGGAGAAAAATTGCTTATTCTCTTTTTGTGAATGTATAGAAAAAATTCATTATTCAGAAACCTATATAAGTAATGAAAAAGATTCATACTATATAGATATGattgattatataaaaaaaaatacatcCTTTTCTGcatgtaataaaaaaaatatggtTATAAAAGGATTCtttaaaaatgttaaatttaccaaattttataatttctttaatgaaaaatatggTAAAACATTTcttatcaaaaaaaattataatgcACATACaaagtatataaatatgtcTAACTATTTTGAAAAACCAATTTTAACAATTGAGCATGTCAAGGAGTTGAATAGTCACACAGAAAATTTTATTCCCTTCTTC AAAATTAACCATGTAAACACCCTTTTGACAACAGtggagaaaaaaatattaatagaaTGCTTAAAAGTTActaataaaataatatttcatgataaaattgataaattaacagtaataattttttgttatttgAGCAATTTACACAACATTGTAATGAGATTAAATGCAGAATGTATCATGTGTTGCTATTCAAAAAAGCATTTTGAATTCTTCTTACAC tatTTTATTCAAAAGAGCAATAATACAGTTAAAAGAATGAATACGGTAGCTGTAAATTTTTACACAAACgaagatgataataataataaagttgaagataacaatatatga